One Archangium violaceum genomic window, ACGCGCTGGCCTTTGTCTACCAGTCGTTCCTGGACGAGTTGGCGCACGCCGCCGGCAAGGATCCGTTGCAGTTCCAGCTCGAGCTGCTGGGCGAGCCGCGTGAGTTGACGGTTCCACCCAATCCGAACGGCCCTCCACCGGCAGCCTTCCACACCGGACGCATGCGCGACGTGCTGAAGCTGGTTGCGGAAAAATCCGGTTGGGGCAAGGGCACGCTCCCGCCACGCACCGGCAGAGGCATCGCCTGCTACTTCTCGCACCGCGGCTACTTCGCCGAAGTCGTGCGGGTTCATGTCGCCAATGACGGTGCGATCCGGATCGAGAAGGTCTGGGCCGTCGGTGACGTCGGCAGTCAGATCGTCAACCCATCGGGCGCGCTGCAACAGGTCGAGGGCTCGGTGCTGGACGGGCTGGGCGAAGCGCTGGGCCAGGCCATCACGATCGAGAAAGGCCGGGTCGTGCAGTCGAACCTGCACGATTTTCCGCTGCTGCGCATGAATCAGGCGCCGCCGATCGAAGTGCATTTCGTCCAGAGCGTGAACCCGCCGACCGGACTGGGTGAGCCGGCGTTGCCGCCGATCCTGCCCGCCCTGTGCAATGCGATCTTCGCGGCAACCGGCAAGCGGATCCGCTCGCTGCCGATCGATCTGAACCTGCTGAAGTCGGTTTGAGTCGGCCCGGGGGGAAATCGGTGCGTGCCAGGATGTAGCCGCATCTTCAACGAAGGCAGCTGCGGCACCGAATCCAATCGGTGCCGCAGCTGCCTTGGAAGGTGCCGCGCTTCAGACGCTCGCACCGAGGCCTACCACGTGTACAAGCCCGCCCACGGGTACATCCCACCCGACACGGCGAAGTAGTAGTAACCGTCGGACGAGCGCGTCAAAGGCATCTGGCCACAGGTTCGCGCCTGCCCACCTACGGTGAGCGTCCGGCCGTCGAAGTTATGGCAACCCCAACCGTTGATGTTGGCGTTGGTCCGATAGCACACAGGGCCGGTCGTGTTGAAGTTGCCTGTGCTGCCTGAGAACGTGATGGGGTTGGAACAGGTCGTGCCGCCTCCGCTCGTGTTGAACGTCGCGGTCACCGAACGCGCGGCCGTCATCGACACCGTGCAGGTTCCTGTGCCACTGCACGCACCGCTCCAGCCGGCGAATGTCGAGCCGCTCGCCGCAGCGGCGGAGAGGGTCACGGATGTGCCGCTCGAATAGCTCGCGCTGCACGTGCTTCCACAATCAATCCCCGACGGCGACGACGTCACCGTGCCGCTGCCCGCCCCCGACTTCGTGACCGTGAGCGTGAAATTGTTCGAGTTGCCGATACCGGCGCCTCGCCGTATGGCATCCAGAGCGCCTTGATCGACGACGACTCCGTTGTTCCGGTTGAACAATGCGAAGCCGTTGGTCTGACTGGGGCTGACGCCGTTGTCCCAGTAGAAGGTCTTGATGCCGTTGGCGGCCGCGGCGCGATTGACGTACTCGAGGTAGTACTGCCGCGATTCCAGGTTGAGGTTCGGACGCGTAGCCACGCCGTACTCGCCGATGATCACCGGGACCCCCTGGTCGATCCACTCCGCCTTCACGCGCGCGAACAGGTCGTCATGATAGGCCTCCTGCGCCCAGGCGCATGCGCCCTGCGACGGATAGGGCGCGCCCCAGTACAAGCAGATGTCGTTTGGGTTCAGCGTGTAGTCGTAGGGATCGTAGTGATGCACTTCGACGATCAGCCGGTTCGCGATCGTGTCCGACGGCAGAAAGAAGTAATCGAGGCCGTGCCAGATGTTCGTATTGTAGGTCTGCACCACGAGTGTCCGTGACGCGTTGTTCCCGCCCGTCGCGCGCACGGCGTCGACGAAGGTCTGGAGGTACGACTGCTGCACGGTGATGTGCTCGGTCGTCGGCGTGCCATAGTCGGCACGTACTTCGTTGGTGCCGGCGAACAGCAGGCGCTCGTTGTAGTTCTTGAAAGTGTTGGCGATCTGCGTCCAGTAGGCGCGCTGTTTCTGGTTGACGGCCTGCTGATGAGAATACAACGGGTGCTCCTCGAGCCAGCCACCATCCCAGTGGATGTTGAGGATCACATACATCCCCTGGCCGTAGGCGTAGTCCACCACCTCCTTCACACGAGCCATCCATGCCGGATCGATCGTGAGCGTGCTCTGATCGGCGTGGCAATCCCAGGCAGCGGGAATGCGCACGGCATTGAACCCAGCGGCCTTTACGCTGTTGATGAACTGCTGGGTGACGGCCGGGTTACCCCACGCGGTTTCACCGCAGATGGCCTCGAGCGTATTCCCGAGGTTCCAGCCGATGGTGATCTGGCCGGCCACCTGCGACGCCGGCGGAAGCGTCTGGGCGAATGCAGCCACCGGTAGGATGAGAATGGCCACACAGAGGAGGAAGGCACGCCTGAACCACAGAGACGAGTGCAGACTCATGGGAAACTCCGTTTCTTCAACCAGGTGACTCGGTGATTCTGTTCATATCCGAAATCCGTTTTCAATGATTAGTGATGAATACGGGATTACAGTGTATTACCCACGGCAGGTGCGAGCCTGGCCCCGGCGCAAGGGCCAGACCTGGCCGCGTGGTGTTGAGGCTTGCGCCACCACGGAGCCAACAGACGCATAAGCGGCGAAACCTACCGAGCCGTCCCCAGGGCCGGTTTCTTCGGGGAGCTCGAGCACGGGTACGCGCCCATCTGGGAGGAAGTGGGCACGGCGCTCGGCGTGTCCTCTCGCGAGGTGGCTTCCGGTCCGCGCTTCACGGTGGAGGAGAGAAGCAGGGCCGACTGGTCTCCGACGTCTTCACGAGAGCGCGGCGCGGGCCCGCCAGATGAGCTCGCCGCCCGGGCGGACCGGGCCGCCGTCGAACGACCCCTGGAGCGCCTCCACCTGGAAGCCGGCCCGGTGCAGGAGGTGCTCGAACTCCGAGCGGAAGATGAAGCGGCTGGTGACTCTCCGGTAACTCCGCCCCACCACCCGCCCGGAGGGCTCCACCTCGTCGTACACGAGACAGCGGGTGAAGCACTGACTTACGGGATCCCCCGTCACGCTGGCCCACTCGACGAGCAGGTTGCCCGTCACCGGGTGCGAGACGACGACCCCCGTCTGCTTCAACAGACCCCGGGACGGGCCGTCATTGCCGAGCAGCTCGGCCAGCAGCCGCGACGGTTCGAAGAAGTTGAGCACGAGCCGCCCGCCCGGCAGCAGGTGCCGGCGGATGTTGGTGAGCGCCGCGAGCTGCTCCTCCACGGTGAGCAGGTGAAGGAAGGTGCGGAAGGGCACGGTGATGAGCGCGAAGCGCGCTTCGATCGAGAACGACACCATGTCGCCCTCGCGCAGGTCGACCCGCTCCCGGAGCGGCAGGGGCAGGGCCTGGACCCGATCCCGGGCCCGGGCGAGCATCGCCGCCGAGCGGTCCAGGCCCGTGACGCGCGCGCCGGCCTCCACCGCCGGAATG contains:
- a CDS encoding class I SAM-dependent methyltransferase: MSFDYTDDAALYDVVCEDYREDVAFYVEEARRAGGPCLELGCGTGRLLIPAVEAGARVTGLDRSAAMLARARDRVQALPLPLRERVDLREGDMVSFSIEARFALITVPFRTFLHLLTVEEQLAALTNIRRHLLPGGRLVLNFFEPSRLLAELLGNDGPSRGLLKQTGVVVSHPVTGNLLVEWASVTGDPVSQCFTRCLVYDEVEPSGRVVGRSYRRVTSRFIFRSEFEHLLHRAGFQVEALQGSFDGGPVRPGGELIWRARAALS
- a CDS encoding cellulase family glycosylhydrolase codes for the protein MSLHSSLWFRRAFLLCVAILILPVAAFAQTLPPASQVAGQITIGWNLGNTLEAICGETAWGNPAVTQQFINSVKAAGFNAVRIPAAWDCHADQSTLTIDPAWMARVKEVVDYAYGQGMYVILNIHWDGGWLEEHPLYSHQQAVNQKQRAYWTQIANTFKNYNERLLFAGTNEVRADYGTPTTEHITVQQSYLQTFVDAVRATGGNNASRTLVVQTYNTNIWHGLDYFFLPSDTIANRLIVEVHHYDPYDYTLNPNDICLYWGAPYPSQGACAWAQEAYHDDLFARVKAEWIDQGVPVIIGEYGVATRPNLNLESRQYYLEYVNRAAAANGIKTFYWDNGVSPSQTNGFALFNRNNGVVVDQGALDAIRRGAGIGNSNNFTLTVTKSGAGSGTVTSSPSGIDCGSTCSASYSSGTSVTLSAAAASGSTFAGWSGACSGTGTCTVSMTAARSVTATFNTSGGGTTCSNPITFSGSTGNFNTTGPVCYRTNANINGWGCHNFDGRTLTVGGQARTCGQMPLTRSSDGYYYFAVSGGMYPWAGLYTW